Proteins encoded by one window of Methanobacterium sp. CWC-01:
- a CDS encoding DNA-directed RNA polymerase subunit L has product MKIIKDEKKELEIEITGESHSLCNALRTVLMEDKNVESAAYVIDHPIIGQPRLYIKAKNPRQSLKKAAKTLQKRCGEFKKLVESA; this is encoded by the coding sequence ATGAAGATCATAAAGGATGAAAAGAAGGAACTGGAAATTGAAATTACAGGGGAGTCCCATAGCCTTTGCAACGCTCTTAGAACAGTTTTAATGGAAGATAAAAATGTTGAATCTGCAGCTTACGTTATTGACCACCCTATAATTGGACAGCCAAGATTGTACATAAAAGCTAAAAATCCCCGTCAGTCACTTAAAAAGGCGGCTAAAACTTTACAGAAACGTTGTGGGGAATTTAAGAAATTAGTAGAATCTGCCTAA
- a CDS encoding DUF99 family protein gives MNEGIPNKKFWKIKKEIRILGVDDGPFTPHGKEKVLIIGTIFRAGIWLDGVLSTHITNDGDDVTDKLVGMVNRSRHREQIGVIMLDGITFGGFNVVDIQQIFHKTEIPVIVIMRKQPDLLKIKNALQNFPNWGKKWKLIQKAGKIQKIHNKEPIYIQTSGISWEDAEEIVKLATTRSAIPEPIRVAHIIASGVITGDSRGSA, from the coding sequence ATGAATGAAGGAATTCCTAATAAAAAATTCTGGAAAATAAAGAAGGAAATACGTATACTGGGAGTTGACGACGGACCTTTCACACCACACGGAAAAGAAAAAGTCCTGATTATTGGAACAATATTTAGAGCAGGAATCTGGCTGGATGGTGTTCTGAGTACCCACATTACCAATGACGGCGATGATGTCACTGACAAGTTAGTGGGGATGGTAAACCGGTCCCGCCATCGTGAACAGATAGGGGTGATCATGCTGGACGGAATTACCTTTGGTGGTTTTAACGTAGTGGATATCCAGCAGATATTTCATAAAACAGAGATCCCCGTGATTGTAATCATGCGCAAACAGCCAGATTTGCTCAAAATAAAAAATGCCCTCCAGAACTTCCCAAACTGGGGGAAAAAATGGAAACTTATTCAAAAAGCAGGAAAAATACAGAAAATCCATAATAAAGAGCCAATCTACATTCAAACCAGCGGAATATCCTGGGAAGATGCAGAAGAAATAGTAAAGCTGGCAACCACCAGAAGCGCCATACCTGAGCCCATTCGTGTGGCCCACATAATTGCTTCAGGGGTTATAACTGGA